TGCAGCCGGTCCTGGCCCTGTCGCCGCAGATCAACGCCGTGCGCCGCATGTGCCTGGTCTGGGGCGTCGAGGCCCGCGTCAGCGGTCAGCCCGACAGCCTGGAAGTCGTCACCTCCGACGCCGTCGCCAAGGCGGTCGAGCTGGAGCTGGTCGGTCCGGGCGAGCGCGTGCTGATCGTCGCCGGCACGCCGTTCGGCGCGCCCGGCGCGGCCAACTTGCTGCGCGTGGCCCACGCGCCGTTCGCGACGCGCAAGCGCTAGGCTTTCTGTTTTACCCGAACGGAAGCGGCAGCAGGCGCTCGTAGCCGCGTCGCACGGCGGCGTAGCATTCGCAGGTGATGGCCTCGAGACCGGCGCGGTCGAGAATGTCGACGACGCCGCGCCGATAGCGGATCAGGCCCTTGGCCTGCAGCGAGCCGGCCACGGCCGTGACCGTGGTCCGCTGGACGCCCAGCATGTCGGCCAGGAACTCCTGGGTCAGGTTGATGGTGTCGCCGTCGATGCGGTCGCGGCACGACAGCAGCCAGCGGCAGAAACGGGCCTCTACCCCGTGCAGGGCGTTGCAGGCCACCGACTGGATGGCGTGGCCGAACAGGGCTTCGTTGTGGCGGTCGACCAGGTCGCGCAGCACCGCGCTGCGAACCCAGGCGTCGTGCAGGGCCGAGGCGCTGATCCGAGAGGCGAAGCCGGGGGCCTGGACGATGGCGCGCACAAGCGACTGGCGTGGCGCGACGGCGGCCATCAGGCCCAGGGCGCCTTCGCGGCCCACCGGCGCCGACTCGATCGCCGCGCCGTTTTCCATCAAGGTCATCAGCGAGATGACGCAGTCGTGCGGGAAATAGATGGCCTCGACGGGGTCGCCCGGATCGTACAGATGGCGGCCCTTTTCCAGCTCATGGTGGGTGAGGTGGGGCGAGATCAGCCCAAAATCCTCGGATGGCAGGGCGGCGAGCAGGCGGTTTTTCAAGGGTGCGGCGGTCCCGTCGGGCGAATCGATCACCGATATGCCGTAAAGATTTGAAGCTATAGGTTGGAAGTCGGTTCAGCGCTGTCGAGTAGTCGACACAAATGCAGAGCGCTTTGAACGGTTCCCGCATCGTTATTGAGTTGGTCGGGAACCCGACACTACAGGAACAGTTCGTCGAGCTTTGGCTTCGACGCAAGAAGGCTGCCGAAGTTGACTTTTGGCGGACGGAAACGAGCCCAGCTTCTGTTTGGCTTCTAGCTGAAACGTCGGCTGCGTTCATTCCGCCGGCAGGCCGAGATGCAACCTTGGGTGCGAAAAAATGTCGCACCATTTACTGAAAATTTCCTCTGAAACCCGGAAATGGCAATGCAACCTCTGCGGTCAATTCTGGTAAATCGATGCATAACCGTGTTCACGCCATAGACGCGATCCGTGGCTTTTGCCTCGTGAACATCTTCGTCAACCACATCACCGCTGGCATACTGCACAACGCGTCACCCTCTAATCTCGGGTTTTCGGACAGCGCCGAGATCTTCGTGTTCCTGGCTGGCGTCTCGACTTTCTTCGCATATGGAAATCAGGGATTTGGACCTGCGGCGGCGGCGTTGTGGCGGCGGGCGGCCAAGCTCTACAGGTACAATCTGACGGTGATCTTCGCGTCGCTGGTCGGTCTGCTCGCGATCGCTGGCATGGTCGGGGCGTCGACCATGCTCGACGCGGACTTCCTCGA
The window above is part of the Caulobacter soli genome. Proteins encoded here:
- a CDS encoding Crp/Fnr family transcriptional regulator, whose protein sequence is MIDSPDGTAAPLKNRLLAALPSEDFGLISPHLTHHELEKGRHLYDPGDPVEAIYFPHDCVISLMTLMENGAAIESAPVGREGALGLMAAVAPRQSLVRAIVQAPGFASRISASALHDAWVRSAVLRDLVDRHNEALFGHAIQSVACNALHGVEARFCRWLLSCRDRIDGDTINLTQEFLADMLGVQRTTVTAVAGSLQAKGLIRYRRGVVDILDRAGLEAITCECYAAVRRGYERLLPLPFG